DNA sequence from the Paenibacillus azoreducens genome:
ACGTCACGCCGGAAACGATTATTACGAGGCTGAGAGAGGGCCATCTGGGACAAAGCACGGATACCGTTTTGTTTACCCGCAAGGATCTTGCCATTCTGCGTGAATTATCGCTGCGGCTGATGGCGGAAGATGTCAACACAACGCTGGAGAGACACCGCGAAGAGCTTGGTCTGGAGGGTCCTTCTGGCGCGTCGGAGCGGATTTTGGTGTCGGCCCAGTATCATTGGAACGGCTCGATTTATATCCGCAGAGGGCAGCAAATCGCCAAGCGGCTTAACGGGGATCTGCTGGTTATCGTTTTTATGCCGCCAAAGCGAAAGCTGTCAAAAGATGAGGAGAATTTCAAACGTTCCCTGCATAAAATGGCGCAAAAAACGGACGCAACCCTAGAGGAGCTGCCTTTAAGGTCAACGCGCCAATTTGCTGCGGAGATGATTCGTTATGCTTTGGATAAAAAGGTGACGCGCATCGTATTAGGGCATTCGAAAAAAAGCCGCTGGCAGGAATTTTGGCAGGGTTCGGTTACGGATGGCATTTTAAAAAGGGCTGAAAGGTTAGACATCTTCTGGGTAGCGGACCGTACGGCTCACGGAGAACCGCGGATTCTCCCGGCAAGACGCCGGAACCGTGAGCATGGAAGCCAATACCACAGGCTTAGCAAGGAAGAGATGGATCGGAAGGTCAAGCGGATGAAGCGGGGACGTTTCAAAATTTATATCGGCGCGGCACCCGGTGTCGGCAAAACCTATACGATGCTGCGGGAAGGCAATGAGAGTCTGCGCAAAGGCGTGGATGTCGTGATCGGCTGGCTGGAAACGCATGGGCGGGCGGAAACGGCGGCACAGGTGGAGAATCTTGAGATTATACCCGCGCTGCAAATTCCTTATAAGGGTACCGTGCTGCGCGAGATGAATATCACGGCGATCCTCGAAAGAAATCCGGAGCTTGTGCTTGTGGACGAATTGCCGCACAGCAATGTTCCCGGCACCATGCATGCAAAAAGGTATGAAGATATATTGGCTTTGCTGGAGCATGGGATATCCGTGATTACTACCGTGAATGTACAGCATTTGGAGAGCCTGAATGACGCGGTGGAACAAGTTACGGGCATCCGTGTCCGAGAGACCGTTCCGGATGTTGTGCTGTCGATGGCTGACGAGGTGGAATTGATCGATGTTACGCCCCAATCGCTGCAACAGCGGATGCGGGAAGGGAAAATCTATGCGGCGGATAAAGTCGAGCAGGCGTTAGGTTCCTTTTTCAAAACAGGGAATTTAATAGCTTTGCGGGAGCTGGCCTTGCGTGAAATCGCCGACGATGTGGATGAAAGATTGGAAGCGTGGGAAAGACAGTTTTCCTTGCGTGGTCCCTGGCGAAGAGAGGAATCCATTTATGTCTGCATACTGCCTGGATCAAGCGGCGAGCGTCTGATCCGCCGGGGCTTTCGGATAGCGTACCGGTTGAAGGCTGAATTGCACGTCAATTTTATTTTTCTGGGCTCCGCACCCGGGGAAGAGACTCAATCAAAAGCAGATGCCTGCCGGAAGCTGACCGAGAGTTTTGGAGGTTTCTTCGAAGCCGCTCCAGCGGATTCATGGAAAAGCATTCCCCGATTGGCGATGGATAAGGCAAGCCGCGTGAAAGCGACGCAAATCATCATCGGTCAAGGCATACCGGCGGGACAAAAGCTGCGGAGACGCAAAG
Encoded proteins:
- a CDS encoding histidine kinase, translated to MDGYKRKTPEQILQEIRKLQRGNLKILIGAVSGSGKTYHMLREGQMLKSQGVDVVICAVSTLKRPETVKQLADLERVPSIHWTDRGKEFKDLNLEGLLARNPEVVLVDGLAHRNRKEARFPTRLKDIAFLLEKGISVITTLNVYELEGVHDLARKWTGMEARETVPIETLEMADEVRLIDVTPETIITRLREGHLGQSTDTVLFTRKDLAILRELSLRLMAEDVNTTLERHREELGLEGPSGASERILVSAQYHWNGSIYIRRGQQIAKRLNGDLLVIVFMPPKRKLSKDEENFKRSLHKMAQKTDATLEELPLRSTRQFAAEMIRYALDKKVTRIVLGHSKKSRWQEFWQGSVTDGILKRAERLDIFWVADRTAHGEPRILPARRRNREHGSQYHRLSKEEMDRKVKRMKRGRFKIYIGAAPGVGKTYTMLREGNESLRKGVDVVIGWLETHGRAETAAQVENLEIIPALQIPYKGTVLREMNITAILERNPELVLVDELPHSNVPGTMHAKRYEDILALLEHGISVITTVNVQHLESLNDAVEQVTGIRVRETVPDVVLSMADEVELIDVTPQSLQQRMREGKIYAADKVEQALGSFFKTGNLIALRELALREIADDVDERLEAWERQFSLRGPWRREESIYVCILPGSSGERLIRRGFRIAYRLKAELHVNFIFLGSAPGEETQSKADACRKLTESFGGFFEAAPADSWKSIPRLAMDKASRVKATQIIIGQGIPAGQKLRRRKAVRELIRLARDLDVLLVSNPEK